The following coding sequences lie in one Silene latifolia isolate original U9 population chromosome 5, ASM4854445v1, whole genome shotgun sequence genomic window:
- the LOC141657396 gene encoding delta(12)-fatty-acid desaturase FAD2-like has translation MGAGGRSIPPSVRKEKPEALGRVPSEKPPFTLSQLKKAIPPHCFKRSVLRSFSYVVYDLTIAFILYYVATNYISLLPKPLSYLAWPVYGFVQGCVLTGVWVIAHECGHHAFSDYQWLDDTVGLILHSFLLVPYFSWKYSHRRHHSNTGSMEKDEVFVPKTKDELSWFSKYLNNPPGRFMTLLVTLTLGWPLYLVFNVSGRKYERFACHYDPYGPIYSDRERLQIYLSDVGVLAVFYGLFRLAASKGLAWVIGVYGVPLLVVNGFLVLITFLQHTHPSLPHYDSSEWDWLRGALATVDRDYGILNKVFHNITDTHVAHHLISTMPHYHAMEATKAIKPILGEYYHFDGTSVFKAMWRETMECVYVAPDEGDKSKGVFWYKNKL, from the coding sequence ATGGGTGCAGGTGGCCGTTCAATCCCTCCCAGCGTAAGAAAGGAGAAACCTGAAGCACTCGGGAGAGTGCCCTCTGAAAAACCTCCGTTCACACTTAGCCAATTGAAAAAAGCCATCCCACCACATTGCTTCAAACGCTCTGTGCTACGCTCTTTCTCTTATGTTGTTTACGACCTAACCATTGCCTTCATCCTCTACTATGTTGCCACCAACTACATCAGCCTCCTCCCCAAGCCACTGTCCTACTTGGCCTGGCCCGTCTATGGCTTCGTCCAAGGTTGTGTTTTGACTGGAGTTTGGGTCATAGCCCATGAATGTGGTCACCACGCCTTTAGTGACTACCAATGGCTCGATGACACTGTCGGCTTGATCCTCCATTCATTCCTCCTTGTCCCTTATTTCTCTTGGAAATACAGCCATAGGCGCCACCATTCAAACACTGGCTCAATGGAGAAAGACGAGGTATTTGTCCCCAAAACTAAGGACGAGCTTTCTTGGTTTTCTAAATACCTTAACAACCCACCTGGTAGGTTTATGACCTTATTAGTCACCTTAACCCTCGGTTGGCCTTTGTACCTCGTATTCAACGTATCAGGCCGGAAATACGAGCGATTTGCGTGCCATTATGATCCATATGGCCCAATTTACTCTGATCGTGAGAGGCTTCAAATTTACCTGTCGGATGTCGGCGTCCTAGCGGTCTTTTACGGGCTTTTCCGGCTAGCTGCTTCCAAAGGACTTGCTTGGGTAATTGGTGTCTATGGTGTTCCACTGCTCGTTGTGAACGGGTTTCTTGTTTTGATCACCTTCCTCCAACACACTCACCCTTCACTTCCTCACTATGACTCATCCGAGTGGGATTGGCTTAGAGGCGCTCTGGCGACCGTGGACCGAGATTACGGGATCTTGAACAAGGTCTTCCATAACATCACTGACACTCACGTCGCTCACCATCTAATCTCCACCATGCCACACTATCATGCTATGGAGGCAACCAAGGCTATCAAGCCGATTTTGGGGGAATATTACCACTTTGATGGAACCTCAGTGTTCAAAGCAATGTGGAGGGAAACCATGGAATGTGTTTACGTCGCACCTGATGAAGGAGACAAGAGCAAGGGTGTGTTTTGGTACAAGAACAAGCTGTAA